In Lepisosteus oculatus isolate fLepOcu1 chromosome 17, fLepOcu1.hap2, whole genome shotgun sequence, a genomic segment contains:
- the kcng3 gene encoding potassium voltage-gated channel subfamily G member 3 isoform X2, protein MKFGKSICILNVGGTKYAFPRDVIKDFPLRRVSRLHSCVSEKEVLEVCDDYDRERNEFFFDRHSEAFGFIMLYVKYGKLRFVPQMCELSFYNEMIYWGLESSHLEFCCQRRLDERMSDTYTYFSEEDTKTEDELRAEEELENPAATGRGSAKWLERMRRTFEEPTSSVAAQILASVSVIFVIVSMVILCASTLPDWKTAENNSVEEHRIIEAVCIGWFTAECIVRFIVSKDKCEFVRRPLNIIDLLAITPYYISVLMTVLTGENSQLQRAGVTLRVLRMMRIFWVIKLARHFLGLQTLGLTLKRCYREMVMLLVFICVAMAIFGALSQLLEHGLDLEMGNEDYASIPAACWWVIISMTTVGYGDMYPITMPGRVLGGVCVVSGIVLLALPITFIYHSFVQCYHELKFRSARCSRSLSAEFLN, encoded by the exons ATGAAGTTTGGTAAAAGCATTTGCATTTTGAATGTGGGTGGCACCAAGTACGCGTTCCCCAGGGATGTAATAAAGGATTTCCCTCTGAGGAGAGTAAGTCGGCTGCACAGCTGCGTCTCGGAGAAAGAAGTGCTGGAAGTTTGCGATGACTACGACCGGGAAAGGAACGAGTTTTTCTTTGACAGGCACTCCGAAGCTTTCGGCTTCATCATGCTCTATGTCAAGTACGGGAAGCTCAGGTTCGTCCCGCAGATGTGCGAGCTGTCCTTCTATAACGAAATGATTTACTGGGGCCTGGAGAGCTCCCACCTGGAGTTCTGCTGCCAGAGGCGCCTGGATGAGAGGATGTCGGACACCTACACTTACTTCTCCGAAGAGGACACCAAAACGGAGGACGAACTCAGGGCCGAGGAGGAGCTGGAAAACCCGGCGGCCACTGGCAGAGGGAGCGCCAAGTGGCTAGAGAGAATGAGAAGGACCTTTGAGGAGCCTACTTCGTCCGTGGCCGCACAGATCCTGGCTTCTGTGTCCGTTATATTTGTCATTGTGTCCATGGTGATACTTTGCGCCAGCACTCTGCCGGACTGGAAAACCGCAGAGAACAACAGCGTGGAGGAGCACAG GATCATTGAGGCGGTGTGCATCGGGTGGTTCACAGCAGAGTGCATTGTGCGCTTCATCGTGTCAAAGGACAAGTGTGAGTTTGTGCGGCGGCCCCTCAACATCATCGACCTCCTGGCCATCACACCTTACTACATCTCCGTGCTGATGACCGTGCTGACGGGCGAGAACTCCCAGCTGCAGCGTGCCGGTGTCACGCTGCGGGTGCTGCGCATGATGAGGATCTTCTGGGTCATCAAGCTGGCCCGCCACTTCCTGGGGCTGCAGACCCTGGGCTTGACGCTGAAGCGCTGCTACCGGGAGATGGTGATGCTGCTGGTATTCATCTGTGTGGCCATGGCCATCTTCGGAGCCCTGTCTCAGCTGCTGGAGCACGGCCTGGACCTGGAGATGGGCAATGAGGACTACGCCAGCATCCCCGCTGCctgctggtgggttattatCTCCATGACCACCGTTGGCTATGGAGACATGTACCCCATCACCATGCCTGGGAGGGTGCTAGGAGGCGTCTGTGTGGTCAGCGGAATTGTGCTCCTGGCACTGCCCATCACCTTCATCTACCACAGCTTCGTCCAGTGCTATCATGAACTCAAGTTCCGCTCTGCCCGCTGTAGTCGGAGCCTGTCCGCCGAATTCTTAAACTGA
- the kcng3 gene encoding potassium voltage-gated channel subfamily G member 3 isoform X1, which translates to MKFGKSICILNVGGTKYAFPRDVIKDFPLRRVSRLHSCVSEKEVLEVCDDYDRERNEFFFDRHSEAFGFIMLYVKYGKLRFVPQMCELSFYNEMIYWGLESSHLEFCCQRRLDERMSDTYTYFSEEDTKTEDELRAEEELENPAATGRGSAKWLERMRRTFEEPTSSVAAQILASVSVIFVIVSMVILCASTLPDWKTAENNSVEEHRYTDNLMDPSGIIEAVCIGWFTAECIVRFIVSKDKCEFVRRPLNIIDLLAITPYYISVLMTVLTGENSQLQRAGVTLRVLRMMRIFWVIKLARHFLGLQTLGLTLKRCYREMVMLLVFICVAMAIFGALSQLLEHGLDLEMGNEDYASIPAACWWVIISMTTVGYGDMYPITMPGRVLGGVCVVSGIVLLALPITFIYHSFVQCYHELKFRSARCSRSLSAEFLN; encoded by the exons ATGAAGTTTGGTAAAAGCATTTGCATTTTGAATGTGGGTGGCACCAAGTACGCGTTCCCCAGGGATGTAATAAAGGATTTCCCTCTGAGGAGAGTAAGTCGGCTGCACAGCTGCGTCTCGGAGAAAGAAGTGCTGGAAGTTTGCGATGACTACGACCGGGAAAGGAACGAGTTTTTCTTTGACAGGCACTCCGAAGCTTTCGGCTTCATCATGCTCTATGTCAAGTACGGGAAGCTCAGGTTCGTCCCGCAGATGTGCGAGCTGTCCTTCTATAACGAAATGATTTACTGGGGCCTGGAGAGCTCCCACCTGGAGTTCTGCTGCCAGAGGCGCCTGGATGAGAGGATGTCGGACACCTACACTTACTTCTCCGAAGAGGACACCAAAACGGAGGACGAACTCAGGGCCGAGGAGGAGCTGGAAAACCCGGCGGCCACTGGCAGAGGGAGCGCCAAGTGGCTAGAGAGAATGAGAAGGACCTTTGAGGAGCCTACTTCGTCCGTGGCCGCACAGATCCTGGCTTCTGTGTCCGTTATATTTGTCATTGTGTCCATGGTGATACTTTGCGCCAGCACTCTGCCGGACTGGAAAACCGCAGAGAACAACAGCGTGGAGGAGCACAGGTACACAGACAATTTAATGGATCCATCAgg GATCATTGAGGCGGTGTGCATCGGGTGGTTCACAGCAGAGTGCATTGTGCGCTTCATCGTGTCAAAGGACAAGTGTGAGTTTGTGCGGCGGCCCCTCAACATCATCGACCTCCTGGCCATCACACCTTACTACATCTCCGTGCTGATGACCGTGCTGACGGGCGAGAACTCCCAGCTGCAGCGTGCCGGTGTCACGCTGCGGGTGCTGCGCATGATGAGGATCTTCTGGGTCATCAAGCTGGCCCGCCACTTCCTGGGGCTGCAGACCCTGGGCTTGACGCTGAAGCGCTGCTACCGGGAGATGGTGATGCTGCTGGTATTCATCTGTGTGGCCATGGCCATCTTCGGAGCCCTGTCTCAGCTGCTGGAGCACGGCCTGGACCTGGAGATGGGCAATGAGGACTACGCCAGCATCCCCGCTGCctgctggtgggttattatCTCCATGACCACCGTTGGCTATGGAGACATGTACCCCATCACCATGCCTGGGAGGGTGCTAGGAGGCGTCTGTGTGGTCAGCGGAATTGTGCTCCTGGCACTGCCCATCACCTTCATCTACCACAGCTTCGTCCAGTGCTATCATGAACTCAAGTTCCGCTCTGCCCGCTGTAGTCGGAGCCTGTCCGCCGAATTCTTAAACTGA
- the cox7a2l gene encoding cytochrome c oxidase subunit 7A-related protein, mitochondrial has translation MYYKFSGFTQRLTGAAPATAYSPQGLRPAVPAEPPPMIFATPTRIVSESGEAGQFLGANRVPDLQKLFQRSDGVPVHLKRGMPDKLLYRTTMALTIGGTLYCLIALYMASQPRKK, from the exons atgtattacaaaTTTAGTGGATTCACACAAAGGCTAACGGGAGCGGCACCGGCAACAGCCTACAGCCCCCAG GGGCTGAGACCAGCTGTACCAGCAGAACCCCCGCCCATGATCTTCGCCACCCCAACCAGAATTGTGTCCGAGTCGGGAGAAGCTGGCCAGTTCCTCGGTGCCAACAGAGTTCCTGATCTCCAGAAGTTATTTCAG AGGTCTGACGGGGTGCCGGTACACCTGAAGAGGGGAATGCCTGACAAGCTGCTGTACCGCACCACCATGGCTCTCACGATAGGCGGAACCCTGTACTGCCTCATTGCTCTCTACATGGCCTCCCAGCCCAGGAAGAAGTGA